A window of Cucurbita pepo subsp. pepo cultivar mu-cu-16 chromosome LG06, ASM280686v2, whole genome shotgun sequence contains these coding sequences:
- the LOC111796489 gene encoding uncharacterized TPR repeat-containing protein At1g05150-like, with the protein MSTRGSRSEKVNRIFQKFDANHDGGLNRDEMAALVVAVNPRVKFSDEQINAILDEVFRTYGNFIQGDEGLTFEGLLRTYDDGAGDVDRDFDALELDINNKGILVTSEASSSSIADERALESQKKQRTAAWALSPNHGIVFDDSWKIVDDLEILIKRLKAKQAKDGKLKADNLDAHSDAGWSRELGPSSELSEKRVFWEESGHDYASFLKELEALRTRADRARSRDEAFDGHMVIGRVLYEHQLFKEALVSFNRACELLPTDVKPHFRAGNCFYVLGKYKEAKEEFLLAVEAAEAGGNQWGYLLPQIYVNLGIALEGEGMVLSACEYYREAAILCPTHFRALKLLGSALFGVGEYRAAVKALEEAIFMKSDYADAHCDLASALHAMGEDERAIEVFQKAIDLKPDHVDALYNLGGLYMDLGRFQRASEMYTRVLAVWPNHWRAQLNKAVSLLGAGETEDGKKALKEALKMTNRVELHDAILHLKQLQKKKLKANGSANGEGSFVVVEASKFMTIGEKTVSRPELSNALVIRNFQKITRMNRCDVELINKEISEHDVPVSYSGSGVPEKSIRKPKLEEILRRLLTFLKPETFQGAVKGVNERILSVLDESGSGRVDLGLFFAVLAPICNGPPETRKRVAYDALVWRHVNEGGTQIRKLDAVKYIKLLRAIYVPIEGSSEIVEVHGHTDNSIVSFTEFLVMFDDPDRGFGIMSTMLKLETGDRNRHGNHVCSVCRYPIIGSRFKEMKSHFSLCNQCYSEGKVPPSCKQEAYRFKEYGSEGEAVKDKCFCFAMQSHDDS; encoded by the coding sequence aTGTCGACGAGAGGGAGCAGATCGGAGAAGGTGAACAGGATATTTCAGAAATTTGACGCTAACCATGATGGGGGTCTCAATAGGGACGAAATGGCTGCGCTTGTCGTGGCTGTTAACCCTAGGGTCAAATTCAGCGATGAACAGATCAATGCGATTCTTGACGAGGTGTTTCGGACGTACGGGAATTTTATTCAGGGCGATGAGGGTCTAACTTTTGAGGGGTTGTTGAGGACTTATGATGATGGCGCTGGAGATGTGGACCGTGACTTCGACGCGCTTGAATTGGATATTAATAATAAGGGAATTCTGGTGACTTCAGAGgcttcctcttcttcaattGCCGACGAGCGTGCTTTGGAGTCCCAGAAGAAGCAGAGAACTGCAGCGTGGGCATTGTCGCCGAATCATGGCATTGTGTTTGATGATAGTTGGAAGATCGTCGATGATTTGGAGATTTTAATCAAAAGATTGAAGGCCAAGCAGGCTAAGGATGGGAAATTGAAGGCGGACAATTTGGATGCCCACTCTGATGCAGGCTGGTCCAGAGAATTAGGGCCGTCTTCGGAGCTTTCAGAGAAGAGGGTTTTCTGGGAAGAGTCCGGCCATGACTATGCTTCCTTTCTCAAGGAATTAGAGGCGTTGAGAACTCGAGCAGATCGAGCGCGATCCAGAGATGAGGCTTTTGATGGGCATATGGTAATTGGTAGGGTTTTGTATGAGCACCAGCTGTTTAAGGAGGCTCTGGTTAGCTTCAACCGGGCTTGTGAACTGCTACCTACCGACGTGAAGCCGCATTTTAGAGCTGGGAATTGCTTCTATGTTCTTGGAAAGTATAAGGAGGCCAAGGAAGAGTTTCTGTTGGCAGTGGAAGCGGCGGAGGCCGGCGGAAATCAGTGGGGATATTTGCTTCCACAGATTTATGTGAACCTTGGAATTGCACTTGAAGGTGAAGGTATGGTGTTAAGTGCTTGTGAATACTATAGAGAAGCTGCAATTCTGTGTCCCACACATTTTAGAGCGTTGAAGCTTTTGGGGAGTGCTTTATTTGGGGTAGGAGAATATAGGGCCGCCGTAAAGGCCTTGGAAGAGGCCATATTCATGAAGTCGGATTATGCTGATGCGCACTGTGATTTGGCTTCGGCTTTGCATGCAATGGGAGAAGATGAGAGAGCGATTGAGGTGTTTCAGAAGGCAATCGACTTGAAACCTGATCATGTAGATGCTTTGTATAATTTGGGTGGGCTTTACATGGACTTGGGTAGGTTCCAGAGAGCTTCAGAAATGTATACAAGAGTTTTAGCTGTGTGGCCTAACCATTGGCGGGCGCAGCTCAACAAAGCTGTGTCCTTGTTGGGTGCTGGTGAAACAGAGGACGGTAAGAAGGCCTTAAAGGAAGCCTTGAAAATGACAAACAGGGTGGAGTTACATGATGCAATATTGCATTTGAAGCAGCTGCagaaaaagaagttgaaagcTAATGGCAGTGCAAATGGAGAGGGGTCTTTTGTAGTCGTGGAAGCCTCAAAGTTTATGAcgattggagagaagactGTTTCGAGGCCGGAGTTGTCGAACGCTCTTGTAATTAGGAATTTTCAGAAGATTACCAGAATGAATCGTTGTGATGTGGAGCTTATAAACAAGGAAATCAGTGAACATGACGTGCCAGTGTCGTATTCAGGTAGTGGTGTGCCTGAGAAGTCTATACGCAAGCCTAAGTTAGAAGAAATTCTTCGTAGATTATTGACTTTCTTGAAGCCAGAGACGTTCCAAGGAGCTGTCAAAGGCGTAAACGAGAGGATACTCTCTGTGTTGGATGAGTCAGGCTCAGGAAGGGTGGACTTGGGGCTGTTTTTTGCCGTTCTTGCTCCCATTTGCAATGGCCCCCCTGAAACGAGAAAGCGGGTGGCATACGACGCCCTTGTATGGCGACACGTAAACGAGGGCGGTACTCAGATTAGAAAACTTGATGCAGTTAAGTATATCAAATTGTTGAGGGCTATATATGTTCCTATAGAAGGATCGAGCGAAATTGTGGAAGTCCATGGCCACACCGACAATTCTATCGTGTCTTTCACAGAGTTTCTCGTCATGTTTGATGACCCAGACCGGGGTTTTGGTATCATGTCCACCATGCTAAAGCTAGAAACAGGGGACAGAAATCGTCATGGAAATCACGTATGCTCGGTTTGCCGCTATCCTATCATTGGTTCTCGATTCAAGGAGATGAAATCACATTTTAGCTTGTGTAATCAGTGCTATAGCGAGGGGAAGGTGCCCCCTTCATGCAAGCAAGAAGCATACAGATTTAAAGAGTATGGGAGTGAGGGTGAAGCAGTTAAAGACAAATGTTTCTGCTTTGCAATGCAATCTCATGACGATTCTTAG
- the LOC111797367 gene encoding floral homeotic protein DEFICIENS-like, which yields MARGKIQIKRIENPTNRQVTYSKRRNGLFKKANELTVLCDAKVSIIMFSSTGKLHEYISPSTSTKELFDQYQKTLGVDLWISHYQRMQENLKKLKDVNRSLRRQIMQRMGECMNDLSFEELRCLEQDMDNAVRIIRERKYRVISNQIETHKKKLKSVGEIHKSLLQEFDIATEEDPHYGLVDNGGVGVGVGVGVGVGVGVGGGDYESVMGYHPGGAHPRIFALRLQPNHPNIHLQHPPPPDLTTYPLLEXFFFFFSSFLPHNLKDIECRNGKEFEG from the exons ATGGCGCGAGGGAAGATCCAGATCAAGCGAATCGAAAACCCTACGAACAGGCAGGTCACCTACTCCAAGCGACGCAACGGCCTCTTCAAAAAGGCCAACGAGCTCACCGTCCTCTGCGATGCCAAAGTCTCCATCATCATGTTTTCCAGCACTGGAAAACTCCACGAGTATATCAGCCCTTCCACCTC GACCAAGGAGCTTTTCGATCAGTACCAGAAGACTCTAGGCGTTGATCTATGGATCTCTCACTACCAG AGAATGCAAGAGAATCTGAAGAAGCTCAAAGACGTGAATCGTAGCCTTCGCAGGCAGATTAT GCAAAGGATGGGGGAATGCATGAATGATCTGAGTTTTGAGGAACTGCGCTGTCTTGAGCAAGATATGGATAATGCCGTCAGGATCATCCGTGAACGCAAG TACCGGGTGATATCAAACCAGATTGAAACGCACAAGAAGAAG TTGAAGAGCGTAGGAGAAATACACAAGAGTCTTCTTCAGGAGTTT GATATTGCAACAGAGGAAGATCCACATTATGGGCTGGTGGACAATGGAGGTGTCGGAGTCGGAGTAGGAGTCGGAGTAGGAGTAGGCGTAGGAGTAGGCGGAGGAGATTATGAGTCAGTTATGGGGTACCACCCAGGCGGTGCCCATCCTCGCATATTCGCCTTGCGCCTCCAGCCCAACCACCCCAATATTCACCTTCAACACCCTCCCCCTCCGGATCTCACTACCTATCCACTCCTTGAGNttttttttttttttttttcttcttttttgccCCATAATTTG AAAGATATTGAATGTAGAAATGGGAAAGAATTTGAGGGGTGA